One window of Phalacrocorax carbo chromosome 1, bPhaCar2.1, whole genome shotgun sequence genomic DNA carries:
- the FBXO7 gene encoding F-box only protein 7, which yields MKLRVRLQKRTAPLEVEGAEPTLGELRAQLRRALLPAWGYSSDTEFLITLNRKDALTEDEKTLASYGIVSGDLICLLLEEADGQPSLPPPPPPPPLQNGHEPSTLIPNKSQANSPKEEGQNEQSDNQKAQVEVQKSDERAGSSLEFPSGLVPEDIDLEEGTGSYPSEPMLCSEAADGEIPHSLEMLYLSAECTSATDALIVLVHLLMMETGYVPQGTEAKAVSMPEKWRGNGVYKLQYTHPLCEEGSAGLTCVPLGDLVAINATLKINKEIKGVKRIQLLPASFVSFQDPEKVAGVYKDLQKLSRLFKDQLVYSLLAAARQALNLPDVFGLVVLPLELKLRIFRLLDVRSLISLSAVCRDLYTASNDQLLWRFMYLRDFRDPIARPRDTDWKELYKKKLKQKKEALRWRHMMFLPPTPHPIPFHPNPFYPNPFPPNPFPSNPIYPPMIIGGEYDERPTLPYVGDPINSLIPGPGEAPGQFPPFRPHFDPIGSLPGANPTLPGRAGPSERFSPRPSRGRPMDIRRAFI from the exons atgaaGCTCCGCGTGCGGCTGCAGAAACGAACGGCGCCGCTGGAAGTGGAGGGGGCGGAGCCAACGTTGGGGGAGCTGCGCGCGCAACTGCGCCGGGCCCTGCTGCCCGCCTGGGGGTACAG ttctGATACTGAGTTTTTAAtaacactgaacagaaaagatGCTCTCACAGAAGATGAGAAGACCTTAGCTTCATATGGGATTGTTTCTGGTGATTTGATATGCTTACTGCTAGAAGAAGCAGATGGGCAACCCAGCctaccacctcctcctcctcctcccccacttCAGAATGGTCATGAGCCATCCACCTTGATCCCAAACAAAAGTCAGGCCAACAGTCCAAAAGAAGAAGGGCAGAATGAGCAATCTGACAACCAGAAAGCTCAGGTGGAAGTTCAAAAGAGTGATGAGAGG GCAGGATCCAGCCTAGAATTTCCTTCGGGATTAGTTCCAGAAGATATTGACCTGGAAGAAGGTACAGGTTCCTATCCCTCTGAACCCATGCTGTGCAGTGAAGCTGCTGATGGTGAAATACCACATTCCTTAGAGATGCTCTACCTTTCGGCTGAGTGTACGAGTGCCACGGATGCCTTGATCGTTCTAGTACATCTTCTCATGATGGAGACAGGCTATGTACCTCAG GGAACAGAAGCCAAGGCAGTGTCTATGCCGGAGAAATGGAGAGGAAATGGTGTTTACAAGCTACAGTACACGCATCCCCTTTGTGAAGAAGGTTCTGCTGGTTTGACTTGTGTGCCTTTGGGAGATCTTGTTGCTATTAATG CAACGTTAAAAAtcaacaaagagattaaaggtGTTAAGAGAATACAGCTGTTGCCAGCGTCCTTCGTTAGCTTTCAGGACCCAG AAAAGGTTGCAGGTGTTTACAAAGACCTTCAGAAATTATCCCGCCTCTTTAAAGACCAGCTGGTTTACTCTCTTCTGGCTGCTGCCCGACAAG CTCTGAACTTGCCAGATGTGTTTGGGTTAGTGGTCCTTCCCCTTGAGCTCAAGCTTCGGATTTTCAGACTTTTGGATGTCCGTTCACTCATCTCTCTCTCCGCTGTTTGCCGTGATCTTTACACAGCTTCAAATGACCAGCTTCTATGGAGGTTTATGTATCTGCGAGATTTCCGAG ATCCTATTGCAAGGCCTCGTGACACAGACTGGAAAGAA cTATACAAGAAGaagctgaaacagaagaagGAGGCCCTGAGATGGAGGCACATGATGTTTCTGCCCCCTACACCTCATCCAATCCCCTTTCATCCCAACCCATTCTATCCTAATCCTTTTCCTCCCAACCCATTTCCATCAAACCCCATCTATCCTCCAATGATCATTGGTGGAGAATATGATGAGAGACCAACTCTGCCCTATGTTGGAGACCCAATTAACTCACTCATTCCTGGCCCAGGAGAAGCACCAGGTCAGTTTCCTCCATTTAGACCACATTTTGACCCAATTGGTTCCTTGCCAGGAGCAAACCCTACACTTCCAGGACGAGCTGGTCCCAGTGAAAGGTTTTCACCCAGACCCAGCCGGGGCCGCCCCATGGACATCCGCCGTGCATTCATTTga
- the LOC104041138 gene encoding LOW QUALITY PROTEIN: BPI fold-containing family C protein-like (The sequence of the model RefSeq protein was modified relative to this genomic sequence to represent the inferred CDS: substituted 1 base at 1 genomic stop codon): protein MITFASXMLLTGPCDKGEKMLKTWYSFLLCWLSLRLEANPGLKVRITQKGLDYGRRIGMELLKQTVLKETFPSLSGQESFFVVKVNYVISRLRINAVDFPETSASFIPGTGISLSVAHASATISADWRMNTWLLKHQGGITVSISGLFIAVIFEVSRDSTGHLSMSLHNCQLSINSIKVKLNGGSSWINSFLSGYLEKPIHTKLDKNLCLNIKYKIQMMDAQLRKHKVLSQIDAFAQIDYSLISSPAVFKSHINLDLKGAVYPVGNHTDPPFAPAPFALPNQGDSMLYLGVSSYFLKSASLAYYRAGAFNITISEELATTFNLNTALFKDFLPEIALSYLTACPVLLKLMATTPPVVSLDADRCILQITGCVEVFAVLPNSTTQYIFTGNLTASTRANLTITRQKLIISLLLKRLQFSLLHSALGFSKQMSLLENFVSYALRSAAIPVINDKLGKGFPLPTLAHTTLTGPVIKINQGYLVISTDVHYKHEEGGDEDLHSHS from the exons ATGATCACATTTGCATCATAAATGTTGTTAACAGGTCCCTGTGACAAAGGAGAGAAGATGCTAAAGACATGGTATTCCTTCCTGCTGTGTTGGCTGTCCTTGCGGCTTGAGGCTAATCCTGGTCTTAAAGTGAGGATTACTCAGAAGGGGCTGGACTACG GCAGGAGGATTGGGATGGAGCTCCTGAAGCAAACAGTATTGAAAGAGACCTTCCCAAGCTTGAGTGGGCAGGAGAGTTTCTTTGTTGTTAAGGTCAACTATGTAATTTCAAG GCTCAGAATTAATGCTGTAGATTTCCCAGAAACTTCTGCTTCCTTTATTCCTGGCACTGGCATTAGTCTGTCAGTGGCACATGCTTCTGCTACAATCAGTGCAGACTGGAGAATGAACACATGGCTGCT CAAACACCAAGGAGGAATTACTGTGTCCATCTCAGGACTGTTTATTGCAGTTATTTTCGAAGTGTCAAGGGATAGCACAGGCCACTTGTCCATGTCGCTACACAATTGCCAGCTGAGCATTAATAGTATAAAAGTCAAGTTAAATGGAGGATCTAG ctggATCAACAGTTTTTTGTCTGGTTATCTTGAGAAGCCCATTCACACCAAATTGGATAAAAAT CTATGCCTAAATATCAAATACAAAATCCAAATGATGGATGCACAACTAAGAAAGCATAAGG TCTTAAGCCAGATTGATGCCTTTGCACAAATAGACTATTCCCTAATTAGTTCTCCAGCAGTCTTCAAATCACACATTAACTTGGATTTGAAG GGCGCAGTCTACCCAGTAGGAAATCACACAGACCCTCCCTTTGCACCAGCTCCATTTGCTCTCCCAAACCAGGGTGATTCCATGCTATACCTGGGAGTCTCCAGTTATTTTCTTAAGTCTGCTTCACTGGCTTACTACAGAGCAGGGGCTTTTAACATCACCATCTCCGAAGAG CTTGCTACTACTTTTAACCTAAATACCGCCTTATTCAAAGATTTTCTTCCTGAG ATTGCTCTGAGTTACCTAACAGCGTGCCCAGTGCTGCTGAAGCTGATGGCTACAACACCACCTGTGGTCAGTTTAGATGCAGACAGATGCATCCTACAGATCACTGGCTGTGTAGAAGTGTTTGCTGTTCTTCCAAATTCAACCACCCAGTACATCTTTACAGGGAATCTA acaGCCAGTACCAGAGCCAATTTGACAATAACCAGACAGAAGTTGATTATCTCATTACTTCTGAAGAG GCTCCAGTTCTCCCTGCTGCACTCCGCTCTTGGCTTCTCTAAG CAGATGTCACTGCTGGAGAATTTTGTGTCTTATGCCTTACGGAGTGCAGCGATCCCAGTAATCAATG ATAAACTAGGAAAAGGATTTCCTCTTCCTACCTTGGCCCACACTACCCTGACTGGAcctgtaataaaaattaatcag